In one Rattus rattus isolate New Zealand chromosome 16, Rrattus_CSIRO_v1, whole genome shotgun sequence genomic region, the following are encoded:
- the Map2k7 gene encoding dual specificity mitogen-activated protein kinase kinase 7 isoform X2, with protein sequence MAASSLEQKLSRLEAKLKQENREARRRIDLNLDISPQRPRPTLQLPLANDGGSRSPSSESSPQHPTPPSRPRHMLGLPSTLFTPRSMESIEIDQKLQEIMKQTGYLTIGGQRYQAEINDLENLGEMGSGTCGQVWKMRFRKTGHIIAVKQMRRSGNKEENKRILMDLDVVLKSHDCPYIVQCFGTFITNTDVFIAMELMGTCAEKLKKRMQGPIPERILGKMTVAIVKALYYLKEKHGVIHRDVKPSNILLDERGQIKLCDFGISGRLVDSKAKTRSAGCAAYMAPERIDPPDPTKPDYDIRADVWSLGISLVELATGQFPYKNCKTDFEVLTKVLQEEPPLLPGHMGFSGDFQSFVKDCLTKDHRKRPKYNKLLEHSFIKHYETLEVDVASWFKDVMAKTESPRTSGVLSQHHLPFFR encoded by the exons ATGGCGGCGTCCTCCCTGGAGCAAAAGCTGTCCCGCCTGGAGGccaagctgaagcaggagaatcgtGAGGCCCGCAGGAGGATCGACCTCAACCTGGATATAAGCCCACAGCGGCCCAGGCCCA CCTTGCAGCTCCCACTGGCCAACGATGGGGGCAGCCGCTCACCATCCTCAGAGAGCTCCCCACAGCACCCTACGCCCCCCAGCCGGCCCCGCCACATGCTGGGGCTCCCGTCAACCTTGTTCACACCTCGCAGTATGGAGAG CATCGAGATTGACCAAAAGCTGCAGGAGATCATGAAGCAGACAGGGTACCTGACTATCGGGGGCCAG CGTTATCAAGCAGAAATCAATGACTTGGAGAACCTGGGCGAGATGGGCAGTGGTACCTGTGGTCAGGTGTGGAAGATGCGGTTCCGGAAGACAGGCCACATCATTGCTGTTAAG CAAATGCGGCGCTCGGGGAACAAGGAAGAGAACAAGCGCATCCTAATGGACCTGGACGTAGTACTCAAGAGCCACGACTGCCCCTACATTGTTCAGTGCTTTGGTACCTTCATCACCAAC ACGGACGTCTTTATTGCCATGGAGCTCATGGGCACGTGTGCGGAGAAGCTGAAGAAACGGATGCAGGGCCCCATCCCAGAGCGAATCCTTGGGAAGATGACCGTGGCG ATTGTGAAAGCATTGTACTATCTGAAGGAGAAGCATGGGGTCATCCATCGTGATGTCAAACCCTCCAACATCCTGCTGGATGAGCGGGGTCAGATCAAGCTCTGTGACTTTGGCATCAGTGGCCGCCTTGTTGACTCCAAAGCCAAAACACGGAGTGCTGGCTGTGCCGCCTATATGGCT CCTGAGCGCATTGACCCTCCAGACCCCACCAAGCCTGACTATGACATCCGAGCCGATGTGTGGAGCCTGGGCATCTCACTG GTGGAGCTGGCAACAGGACAGTTCCCCTATAAGAACTGCAAGACGGACTTTGAGGTCCTCACCAAAGTCCTACAGGAAGAGCCCCCACTCCTGCCTGGTCACATGGGCTTCTCAGGGGACTTCCAGTCATTTGTCAAAGACTG CCTTACTAAAGACCACAGGAAGAGACCAAAGTATAACAAACTACTT GAACACAGCTTCATCAAGCACTATGAGACACTCGAAGTGGATGTCGCGTCCTGGTTTAAGGACGTCATGGCAAAGACCGAGTCCCCAAGGACTAGTGGAGTCCTGAGCCAACACCATCTGCCCTTCTTCAGGTAG
- the Map2k7 gene encoding dual specificity mitogen-activated protein kinase kinase 7 isoform X1, which yields MAASSLEQKLSRLEAKLKQENREARRRIDLNLDISPQRPRPIIVITLSPAPAPSQRAALQLPLANDGGSRSPSSESSPQHPTPPSRPRHMLGLPSTLFTPRSMESIEIDQKLQEIMKQTGYLTIGGQRYQAEINDLENLGEMGSGTCGQVWKMRFRKTGHIIAVKQMRRSGNKEENKRILMDLDVVLKSHDCPYIVQCFGTFITNTDVFIAMELMGTCAEKLKKRMQGPIPERILGKMTVAIVKALYYLKEKHGVIHRDVKPSNILLDERGQIKLCDFGISGRLVDSKAKTRSAGCAAYMAPERIDPPDPTKPDYDIRADVWSLGISLVELATGQFPYKNCKTDFEVLTKVLQEEPPLLPGHMGFSGDFQSFVKDCLTKDHRKRPKYNKLLEHSFIKHYETLEVDVASWFKDVMAKTESPRTSGVLSQHHLPFFR from the exons ATGGCGGCGTCCTCCCTGGAGCAAAAGCTGTCCCGCCTGGAGGccaagctgaagcaggagaatcgtGAGGCCCGCAGGAGGATCGACCTCAACCTGGATATAAGCCCACAGCGGCCCAGGCCCA TTATTGTGATCACTCTAAGCCCTGCTCCTGCCCCGTCCCAGCGAGCAG CCTTGCAGCTCCCACTGGCCAACGATGGGGGCAGCCGCTCACCATCCTCAGAGAGCTCCCCACAGCACCCTACGCCCCCCAGCCGGCCCCGCCACATGCTGGGGCTCCCGTCAACCTTGTTCACACCTCGCAGTATGGAGAG CATCGAGATTGACCAAAAGCTGCAGGAGATCATGAAGCAGACAGGGTACCTGACTATCGGGGGCCAG CGTTATCAAGCAGAAATCAATGACTTGGAGAACCTGGGCGAGATGGGCAGTGGTACCTGTGGTCAGGTGTGGAAGATGCGGTTCCGGAAGACAGGCCACATCATTGCTGTTAAG CAAATGCGGCGCTCGGGGAACAAGGAAGAGAACAAGCGCATCCTAATGGACCTGGACGTAGTACTCAAGAGCCACGACTGCCCCTACATTGTTCAGTGCTTTGGTACCTTCATCACCAAC ACGGACGTCTTTATTGCCATGGAGCTCATGGGCACGTGTGCGGAGAAGCTGAAGAAACGGATGCAGGGCCCCATCCCAGAGCGAATCCTTGGGAAGATGACCGTGGCG ATTGTGAAAGCATTGTACTATCTGAAGGAGAAGCATGGGGTCATCCATCGTGATGTCAAACCCTCCAACATCCTGCTGGATGAGCGGGGTCAGATCAAGCTCTGTGACTTTGGCATCAGTGGCCGCCTTGTTGACTCCAAAGCCAAAACACGGAGTGCTGGCTGTGCCGCCTATATGGCT CCTGAGCGCATTGACCCTCCAGACCCCACCAAGCCTGACTATGACATCCGAGCCGATGTGTGGAGCCTGGGCATCTCACTG GTGGAGCTGGCAACAGGACAGTTCCCCTATAAGAACTGCAAGACGGACTTTGAGGTCCTCACCAAAGTCCTACAGGAAGAGCCCCCACTCCTGCCTGGTCACATGGGCTTCTCAGGGGACTTCCAGTCATTTGTCAAAGACTG CCTTACTAAAGACCACAGGAAGAGACCAAAGTATAACAAACTACTT GAACACAGCTTCATCAAGCACTATGAGACACTCGAAGTGGATGTCGCGTCCTGGTTTAAGGACGTCATGGCAAAGACCGAGTCCCCAAGGACTAGTGGAGTCCTGAGCCAACACCATCTGCCCTTCTTCAGGTAG
- the Lrrc8e gene encoding volume-regulated anion channel subunit LRRC8E isoform X1 encodes MIPVAEFKQFTEQQPAFKVLKPWWDVLAEYLTVAMLMIGVFGCTLQVTQDKIICLPSHESRENSSEAPCQQLLPQGISEQIGGLRELSGLKNNLDLQQYSFINQLCYETALHWYAKYFPYLVVIHTLIFMVCTSFWFKFPGTSSKIEHFISILGKCFDSPWTTRALSEVSGENHKGPAAGRATVTTVTTVGTGTGKVGEGEKEKVLIEPEKVVTEPPAVTLLDKKEGEQAKALFEKVKKFRVHVEEGDILYSMYIRQTVLKVCKFFAILVYNLVYVEKISFLVACRVETSEITGYASFCCNHTKAHLFSKLAFCYISFVCVYGITCLYTLYWLFHRPLKEYSFRSVREETGMNDIPDVRNDFAFMLHLIDQYDSLYSKRFAVFLSEVSESRLKQLNLNHEWTPEKLRQKLQRNARGRLELSLCMLPGLPDTVFELSEVEALRLEAICDISFPPGLSQLVNLQELSLLHSPARLPFSSQIFLRDRLKVICVKFEELREVPLWVFGLRGLEELHLEGLFPPEMARGATLESLRELKQLKVLSLRSNAGKVPASVTDVAGHLQRLSLHNDGARLLALNSLKKLAVLRELELVACGLERIPHAIFSLGALQELDLKDNHLRSIEEILSFQHCRKLVTLRLWHNQIAYVPEHVRKLRSLEQLYLSHNKLETLPAQLGQCFGLRLLDVSHNGLRSLPPELGLLQSLQHLALSYNALESLPDELFFCHKLRTLLLGYNHLTQFSPHVAALQALSRLELKGNRLEALPEELGDCKGLKKSGLLVEDTLYEGLPAEVREKMEEE; translated from the exons ATGATCCCAGTGGCGGAGTTCAAGCAGTTCACGGAACAGCAGCCTGCATTCAAGGTGCTCAAACCCTGGTGGGATGTTTTGGCTGAGTACCTCACTGTGGCTATGCTCATGATTGGGGTGTTCGGGTGCACCCTCCAG GTGACACAGGACAAGATCATCTGCCTGCCCAGCCATGAATCTCGTGAGAACTCATCAGAGGCTCCTTGCCAGCAGCTGTTGCCTCAAGGGATCTCGGAGCAGATTGGAGGCCTACGAGAGCTGAGTGGCCTCAAGAATAACCTAGACCTCCAGCAATATAGCTTTATTAACCAGCTCTGCTATGAGACTGCCCTCCACTGGTACGCCAAGTACTTCCCCTACCTGGTGGTCATTCATACtcttatctttatggtctgtacCAGCTTTTGGTTCAAATTCCCTGGTACCAGCTCCAAAATAGAACACTTCATCTCTATCCTGGGCAAGTGTTTCGACTCTCCGTGGACCACTCGGGCCTTGTCTGAGGTGTCTGGAGAAAATCACAAGGGCCCAGCTGCCGGACGGGCCACGGTGACCACAGTAACCACggtggggacagggacagggaaggTGGGCGAGGGTGAGAAGGAGAAAGTGCTGATAGAGCCTGAGAAGGTGGTGACTGAACCCCCAGCTGTAACCCTGCTGGATAAGAAGGAGGGCGAACAAGCTAAGGCCCTATTTGAGAAGGTCAAAAAGTTCAGAGTGCATGTGGAAGAGGGTGACATCCTCTACTCCATGTACATCCGGCAGACGGTGCTCAAAGTGTGTAAGTTTTTTGCCATCCTGGTTTACAACCTGGTCTATGTGGAGAAGATCAGCTTTCTGGTGGCCTGTAGGGTGGAGACATCAGAGATCACAGGCTACGCCAGTTTCTGCTGCAACCACACCAAGGCCCACCTCTTTTCTAAGCTGGCCTTCTGCTACATCTCCTTCGTGTGTGTCTATGGCATCACCTGCCTGTACACGCTCTACTGGCTCTTCCACAGGCCCCTTAAAGAGTACTCCTTCCGTTCTGTgcgggaggagacagggatgaatGATATCCCGGATGTTAGGAATGACTTCGCCTTCATGCTCCACCTCATTGACCAGTATGACTCCCTCTATTCTAAACGGTTTGCAGTCTTCCTCTCCGAAGTCAGTGAAAGCCGCCTTAAGCAGCTCAACCTCAACCACGAGTGGAcacctgagaagctgaggcagaagctgCAGCGTAACGCGCGCGGCCGGCTGGAGCTGAGCCTCTGTATGCTCCCTGGGCTTCCGGACACCGTCTTTGAGCTCAGTGAGGTGGAGGCGCTCAGACTGGAGGCCATCTGCGACATCTCCTTTCCGCCAGGGCTATCCCAGCTCGTGAACCTTCAGGAGCTCAGCCTGCTTCACTCACCAGCCAGGCTGCCCTTCTCTTCACAGATCTTCCTGCGAGACCGGCTGAAAGTGATCTGTGTCAAGTTTGAGGAGCTCCGCGAGGTACCCCTCTGGGTGTTTGGGCTCCGAGGCTTGGAAGAACTACACCTGGAAGGACTCTTCCCCCCGGAAATGGCTCGCGGTGCCACCCTCGAGAGCCTCCGGGAGCTTAAACAGCTCAAGGTACTGTCTCTCCGTAGCAATGCAGGGAAGGTGCCAGCCAGCGTAACCGATGTAGCCGGGCACCTTCAGCGACTCAGCCTGCACAATGATGGCGCTCGTCTGCTCGCCCTAAACAGCCTCAAGAAGCTGGCGGTGTTACGGGAGCTGGAGCTGGTGGCTTGTGGGCTGGAACGTATCCCCCATGCAATCTTCAGCCTGGGGGCTCTGCAGGAACTCGACCTTAAGGACAACCACCTCCGGTCTATTGAGGAGATCCTCAGCTTCCAGCACTGTCGGAAGCTGGTCACTCTCAGGCTGTGGCACAACCAGATAGCCTATGTGCCTGAGCATGTGAGGAAGCTCCGAAGCCTGGAGCAGCTCTACCTCAGTCACAACAAGCTTGAGACTCTGCCTGCCCAGCTTGGCCAGTGCTTTGGCCTCCGCCTGCTGGATGTGTCCCACAACGGGCTTCGTTCCCTGCCACCTGAGTTGGGTCTTCTCCAGAGTCTCCAGCATCTAGCCCTCTCCTACAACGCACTTGAGAGCCTGCCTGATGAACTGTTCTTCTGCCATAAGCTGCGGACATTACTCTTGGGCTACAACCACCTGACTCAGTTTTCGCCCCACGTGGCTGCCCTTCAGGCCCTCAGCCGTCTGGAGCTCAAGGGTAACAGGTTGGAGGCACTGCCAGAAGAACTCGGTGACTGTAAGGGGCTGAAAAAGTCGGGGCTCCTGGTGGAGGACACCCTTTATGAGGGGCTGCCTGCAGAGGTTCgggagaaaatggaagaggaatgA
- the Lrrc8e gene encoding volume-regulated anion channel subunit LRRC8E isoform X2, with protein MVCTSFWFKFPGTSSKIEHFISILGKCFDSPWTTRALSEVSGENHKGPAAGRATVTTVTTVGTGTGKVGEGEKEKVLIEPEKVVTEPPAVTLLDKKEGEQAKALFEKVKKFRVHVEEGDILYSMYIRQTVLKVCKFFAILVYNLVYVEKISFLVACRVETSEITGYASFCCNHTKAHLFSKLAFCYISFVCVYGITCLYTLYWLFHRPLKEYSFRSVREETGMNDIPDVRNDFAFMLHLIDQYDSLYSKRFAVFLSEVSESRLKQLNLNHEWTPEKLRQKLQRNARGRLELSLCMLPGLPDTVFELSEVEALRLEAICDISFPPGLSQLVNLQELSLLHSPARLPFSSQIFLRDRLKVICVKFEELREVPLWVFGLRGLEELHLEGLFPPEMARGATLESLRELKQLKVLSLRSNAGKVPASVTDVAGHLQRLSLHNDGARLLALNSLKKLAVLRELELVACGLERIPHAIFSLGALQELDLKDNHLRSIEEILSFQHCRKLVTLRLWHNQIAYVPEHVRKLRSLEQLYLSHNKLETLPAQLGQCFGLRLLDVSHNGLRSLPPELGLLQSLQHLALSYNALESLPDELFFCHKLRTLLLGYNHLTQFSPHVAALQALSRLELKGNRLEALPEELGDCKGLKKSGLLVEDTLYEGLPAEVREKMEEE; from the coding sequence atggtctgtacCAGCTTTTGGTTCAAATTCCCTGGTACCAGCTCCAAAATAGAACACTTCATCTCTATCCTGGGCAAGTGTTTCGACTCTCCGTGGACCACTCGGGCCTTGTCTGAGGTGTCTGGAGAAAATCACAAGGGCCCAGCTGCCGGACGGGCCACGGTGACCACAGTAACCACggtggggacagggacagggaaggTGGGCGAGGGTGAGAAGGAGAAAGTGCTGATAGAGCCTGAGAAGGTGGTGACTGAACCCCCAGCTGTAACCCTGCTGGATAAGAAGGAGGGCGAACAAGCTAAGGCCCTATTTGAGAAGGTCAAAAAGTTCAGAGTGCATGTGGAAGAGGGTGACATCCTCTACTCCATGTACATCCGGCAGACGGTGCTCAAAGTGTGTAAGTTTTTTGCCATCCTGGTTTACAACCTGGTCTATGTGGAGAAGATCAGCTTTCTGGTGGCCTGTAGGGTGGAGACATCAGAGATCACAGGCTACGCCAGTTTCTGCTGCAACCACACCAAGGCCCACCTCTTTTCTAAGCTGGCCTTCTGCTACATCTCCTTCGTGTGTGTCTATGGCATCACCTGCCTGTACACGCTCTACTGGCTCTTCCACAGGCCCCTTAAAGAGTACTCCTTCCGTTCTGTgcgggaggagacagggatgaatGATATCCCGGATGTTAGGAATGACTTCGCCTTCATGCTCCACCTCATTGACCAGTATGACTCCCTCTATTCTAAACGGTTTGCAGTCTTCCTCTCCGAAGTCAGTGAAAGCCGCCTTAAGCAGCTCAACCTCAACCACGAGTGGAcacctgagaagctgaggcagaagctgCAGCGTAACGCGCGCGGCCGGCTGGAGCTGAGCCTCTGTATGCTCCCTGGGCTTCCGGACACCGTCTTTGAGCTCAGTGAGGTGGAGGCGCTCAGACTGGAGGCCATCTGCGACATCTCCTTTCCGCCAGGGCTATCCCAGCTCGTGAACCTTCAGGAGCTCAGCCTGCTTCACTCACCAGCCAGGCTGCCCTTCTCTTCACAGATCTTCCTGCGAGACCGGCTGAAAGTGATCTGTGTCAAGTTTGAGGAGCTCCGCGAGGTACCCCTCTGGGTGTTTGGGCTCCGAGGCTTGGAAGAACTACACCTGGAAGGACTCTTCCCCCCGGAAATGGCTCGCGGTGCCACCCTCGAGAGCCTCCGGGAGCTTAAACAGCTCAAGGTACTGTCTCTCCGTAGCAATGCAGGGAAGGTGCCAGCCAGCGTAACCGATGTAGCCGGGCACCTTCAGCGACTCAGCCTGCACAATGATGGCGCTCGTCTGCTCGCCCTAAACAGCCTCAAGAAGCTGGCGGTGTTACGGGAGCTGGAGCTGGTGGCTTGTGGGCTGGAACGTATCCCCCATGCAATCTTCAGCCTGGGGGCTCTGCAGGAACTCGACCTTAAGGACAACCACCTCCGGTCTATTGAGGAGATCCTCAGCTTCCAGCACTGTCGGAAGCTGGTCACTCTCAGGCTGTGGCACAACCAGATAGCCTATGTGCCTGAGCATGTGAGGAAGCTCCGAAGCCTGGAGCAGCTCTACCTCAGTCACAACAAGCTTGAGACTCTGCCTGCCCAGCTTGGCCAGTGCTTTGGCCTCCGCCTGCTGGATGTGTCCCACAACGGGCTTCGTTCCCTGCCACCTGAGTTGGGTCTTCTCCAGAGTCTCCAGCATCTAGCCCTCTCCTACAACGCACTTGAGAGCCTGCCTGATGAACTGTTCTTCTGCCATAAGCTGCGGACATTACTCTTGGGCTACAACCACCTGACTCAGTTTTCGCCCCACGTGGCTGCCCTTCAGGCCCTCAGCCGTCTGGAGCTCAAGGGTAACAGGTTGGAGGCACTGCCAGAAGAACTCGGTGACTGTAAGGGGCTGAAAAAGTCGGGGCTCCTGGTGGAGGACACCCTTTATGAGGGGCTGCCTGCAGAGGTTCgggagaaaatggaagaggaatgA